In Neovison vison isolate M4711 chromosome 11, ASM_NN_V1, whole genome shotgun sequence, one genomic interval encodes:
- the PPP2R2A gene encoding serine/threonine-protein phosphatase 2A 55 kDa regulatory subunit B alpha isoform isoform X2 — MATLQSDIISTVEFNHSGELLATGDKGGRVVIFQQEQENKIQSHSRGEYNVYSTFQSHEPEFDYLKSLEIEEKINKIRWLPQKNAAQFLLSTNDKTIKLWKISERDKRPEGYNLKEEDGRYRDPTTVTTLRVPVFRPMDLMVEASPRRIFANAHTYHINSISINSDYETYLSADDLRINLWHLEITDRSFNIVDIKPANMEELTEVITAAEFHPNSCNTFVYSSSKGTIRLCDMRASALCDRHSKLFEEPEDPSNRSFFSEIISSISDVKFSHSGRYMMTRDYLSVKIWDLNMENRPVETYQVHEYLRSKLCSLYENDCIFDKFECCWNGSDSVVMTGSYNNFFRMFDRNTKRDITLEASRENNKPRTVLKPRKVCASGKRKKDEISVDSLDFNKKILHTAWHPKENIIAVATTNNLYIFQDKVN, encoded by the exons aaCAAAATCCAGTCTCATAGCAGAGGAGAATATAATGTTTACAGCACCTTTCAGAGCCATGAACCAGAGTTTGACTACTTGAAAAgtttagaaatagaagaaaagatcaacaaaattaggTGGTTACCCCAGAAAAATGCTGCTCAGTTTTTATTGTCTACCAATG ataaaacaataaaattatggaaaatcaGTGAAAGGGACAAAAGACCAGAAGGGTATAACTTGAAAGAGGAAGATGGAAGGTATAGAGATCCTACTACAGTCACTACACTACGA GTGCCAGTCTTTAGGCCCATGGACCTAATGGTTGAGGCCAGTCCACGAAGAATATTTGCCAATGCTCATACATATCACATCAACTCAATTTCTATTAATAGTGATTATGAAACATATTTATCTGCAGACGATTTACGGATTAATCTTTGGCATCTGGAGATTACAGACAGGAGTTTTA ATATTGTGGATATCAAGCCTGCCAATATGGAAGAGCTAACAGAGGTGATTACAGCAGCAGAATTCCATCCAAACAGCTGCAACACATTTGTATACAGCAGCAGTAAAGGAACTATTCGGTTATGTGACATGAGGGCCTCTGCCCTCTGTGATAGGCATTCTAAAC tgTTTGAAGAACCTGAAGATCCCAGTAACaggtcttttttttctgaaatcatcTCCTCTATTTCTGATGTAAAATTCAGCCATAGTGGTCGATATATGATGACTAGAGACTATTTGTCAGTCAAAATTTGGGACTTAAATATGGAAAACAGGCCTGTGGAAACATATCAG GTTCATGAATACCTCAGAAGTAAACTTTGTTCACTGTATGAAAATGACTGCATATTTGATAAATTTGAATGTTGTTGGAATGGATCTGACAG TGTTGTCATGACTGGATCTTACAATAATTTCTTCAGAATGTTTGACAGGAACACAAAGCGAGACATAACCCTAGAAGCATCACGGGAAAACAACAAACCTCGCACAGTTCTGAAACCACGAAAAGTCTGTGCAAGTGGCAAGcgaaagaaagatgaaataagTGTTGACAGCTTAGACTTCAACAAGAAAATCCTTCATACAGCCTGGCATCCCAAGGAAAATATCATTGCTGTAGCTACTACAAACAATCTGTATATATTTCAAGACAAAGTGAATTAG